A part of Camelus ferus isolate YT-003-E chromosome 6, BCGSAC_Cfer_1.0, whole genome shotgun sequence genomic DNA contains:
- the SPATA5L1 gene encoding spermatogenesis-associated protein 5-like protein 1 isoform X7 codes for MAPDSGPFPEGPLLKLLPVDAKDRATQRCRLGPAALRALGAHLGSVVKISLPDGGSCLCTAWPRRDGADGFVQLDPQCASPGVAVGAPGSRGSLNLSRLRLVPCPPLRRLAVWPVLRERAGSAGSPNPAAVLEAAQELLRNRPVSLGHVVAAPPDAPGPLAALHIVSGVPSPDPAGLVTPRTHIGLSGVSPSEAEPQPEVPLGGLSEAADSLRELLRLPLRYPSALASLGLAVPRGVLLAGPPGVGKTQLVRAVAREAGAELLAVSAPALQGARPGETEENVRRVFQRARELASRRPTLLFLDEVDALCPRRGGPHQAPESRVVAQVLTLLDGISGDREVVVVGSTNRPDALDPALRRPGRFDREVVIGTPTLRQRNAILQVITSKMPISSQVNLSLLAEMTVGYVGADLTALCREAAMHALLHSEKFQV; via the exons ATGGCTCCGGACTCAGGTCCCTTTCCCGAAGGGCCTCTCTTAAAGCTGCTACCCGTAGACGCTAAGGACAGGGCCACCCAGCGCTGTCGCCTGGGCCCGGCCGCCCTCCGCGCCTTGGGTGCGCACCTGGGCTCGGTGGTGAAGATCTCGCTGCCTGACGGCGGCTCCTGTCTCTGCACCGCTTGGCCACGGCGGGATGGAGCGGACGGCTTTGTGCAGCTGGATCCGCAGTGCGCGAGTCCCGGGGTGGCAGTGGGGGCGCCGGGGTCCCGGGGGAGTCTCAACCTCAGCCGCCTCCGCTTAGTACCCTGCCCGCCTCTTCGGCGCCTCGCCGTGTGGCCAGTGTTGCGGGAGCGGGCGGGCTCGGCCGGTTCTCCGAATCCAGCCGCGGTGCTGGAGGCGGCGCAGGAGCTGCTGAGGAATCGTCCAGTCTCTCTGGGCCACGTGGTGGCCGCTCCTCCGGACGCCCCCGGCCCGCTGGCCGCCCTGCACATCGTCAGCGGGGTGCCCAGCCCGGATCCGGCCGGGCTGGTCACCCCTCGCACCCACATCGGTCTCAGCGGGGTCTCTCCCTCGGAAGCGGAGCCGCAGCCCGAGGTGCCCCTGGGGGGCCTTTCGGAGGCAGCCGACTCGCTACGGGAGCTCCTCCGCCTGCCGCTCCGCTACCCCAGCGCCCTGGCCTCACTGGGGCTAGCAGTACCCCGCGGGGTGCTCCTGGCCGGCCCTCCCGGAGTGGGCAAGACCCAGCTCGTGCGGGCTGTGGCCCGGGAGGCGGGCGCAGAGCTGCTGGCCGTGAGCGCCCCAGCGCTGCAGGGCGCCCGGCCCGGGGAGACCGAGGAGAACGTGCGTCGGGTCTTCCAGCGCGCCCGGGAGCTGGCCAGCCGCAGgcccaccctcctcttcctggaCGAGGTGGACGCCCTGTGTCCCCGGAGGGGCGGACCGCACCAAGCCCCCGAGAGCCGCGTGGTGGCCCAGGTGTTGACGCTGCTAGACGGGATCAGTGGGGACCgcgaggtggtggtggtgggatcCACCAACCGGCCGGACGCGCTAGACCCAGCGCTGCGCAGACCTGGGAGATTTGACCGAGAG GTTGTCATTGGGACTCCCACACTTAGACAAAGAAATGCAATTCTACAAGTGATTACCTCAAAGATGCCCATCTCCAGTCAAGTCAATTTGAGCCTCCTTGCAGAAATGACAGTTGGCTATGTTGGTGCAGACCTGACCGCACTCTGTAGAGAGGCTGCCATGCACGCTCTGCTTCATAGTGAGAAG TTCCAGGTTTGA